A genomic window from Candidatus Desulfarcum epimagneticum includes:
- a CDS encoding hypothetical protein (Evidence 5 : Unknown function), which translates to MIHFFKLEQRIMLDAVGLAADFDFDDSDHDLAGGGSEFSELPDGYDRPISKDDSNESPRLLVIADNIQDRGDLAAAAAGGVSVMVYDFESADLKNLADRIEEELDGRPSASIALATHGWGPGKFEPAKGKTVSAGALSHDAEIRSFFEKMGALAGEKGRIDLLACGLAAGEEGALFMKAVSETAGAHVAASDDVTGNEAAGGDFEMETDGASAADIYFRMESLSAFDSLLGNGDFKDSGQNLGSAYSRGTALGDLDGDGDLDAFVANENQANRVWINNGSGTFTDSGQSLGTWHSHGVALGDLDGDGDLDAFSPNTAQGDRVWMNDGSGNFTDSGQSLGNYNGTDAALGDLDGDGDLDAFVTHHTGQGDRVWINDGSGTFTDSGQSLETLDSFGVELGDLDGDGDLDAFVANYWEQGNRVWLNNGSGTFTDSGQSLGSYYSFGVKLGDVDGDNDLDAFVANYGQGNRVWLNNGSGTFTDSGQSIGSSQSVGLDLGDVDVDGDLDVFVANDPGRPNKVWKNDGSGTFTDSGQSLGSYDSHDAALGDLDGDGDLDAFATNYTGQGNRVWINNDSPAITSANAFNSVEEQTVVATLSATDADGDAVVWSVSGGADQGKFSINASTGALTFLSAPDFDIPGDSDADNVYEVQVTASDGTLGAAQTISVTVTDTVETPVIVSLENLTVVENTVSVPFSATDPSGLSLTCVITGGADQARFVAEGAGFRFISPPTYRGLGDANADNVYEVSVSVTNGVFTVYQDIRISLGDDNSPPAITSPASASAPEGSLSAGTVTASDPDGGTLLYSVSGGADQALFSIGRLSGALTFKTAPDFENPADANSDNAHEVEVTVSDRKNAVSQLISVTVSNVDEAPVITGLSPATATENAVSGPTVSASDPEGGAVTYAVSGGADAGRFSIDPNSGALTFNAAPDYESPGDADGNNRHEVEITASDGSLSSRRAFSIAVTGVNEFSPVITSPAEARVYKDSAFVLNAAATDPDGDTLTWSVSGGADQGKFSIDPSSGALGFLSVPDVRNPEDADADNIYEVEITADDGTFFAARTVRAAVTDVAEPKPEPEPSPVIPPAPFRRPASVNATDTGGNQAAADQAIPPNSAPDFSTPFSPDHGGGERISGLARNLALDLIPEGGVTLGRIRQGGFSPADSPGPGKAPQNGNAALQSLEGRIQGFNVDIPGAEGGDLESWFF; encoded by the coding sequence ATGATTCATTTTTTCAAGCTGGAGCAAAGGATCATGCTGGACGCGGTGGGCCTGGCCGCTGATTTTGATTTTGACGATTCGGATCATGATCTTGCCGGGGGCGGGAGCGAATTTTCAGAGCTGCCGGACGGGTATGACCGGCCCATTTCAAAAGACGATTCAAATGAAAGCCCCCGTCTCCTGGTCATCGCCGACAATATTCAAGACCGCGGCGATCTGGCGGCGGCGGCGGCCGGCGGGGTTTCGGTCATGGTCTATGATTTTGAGAGCGCGGATTTAAAAAACCTGGCCGACAGGATTGAAGAAGAGCTGGACGGCCGCCCCTCCGCCTCCATCGCCCTTGCGACCCACGGATGGGGGCCGGGAAAATTCGAGCCGGCAAAGGGGAAGACGGTTTCAGCGGGCGCGCTTTCCCATGACGCGGAAATCCGGTCTTTTTTTGAAAAAATGGGCGCGCTGGCCGGGGAAAAAGGCCGGATCGATCTCCTGGCCTGCGGCCTGGCCGCTGGGGAGGAGGGGGCGCTTTTCATGAAGGCCGTCTCTGAAACCGCCGGCGCCCATGTGGCGGCCTCGGACGACGTCACGGGAAACGAGGCCGCCGGGGGCGACTTTGAAATGGAGACCGACGGCGCGAGCGCGGCGGATATTTATTTTAGAATGGAAAGCTTGAGCGCCTTTGATTCCCTCCTGGGGAACGGGGATTTTAAAGACAGCGGCCAGAATCTTGGGAGCGCCTATTCCCGGGGAACGGCGCTGGGGGATCTGGACGGGGATGGGGACCTGGACGCCTTTGTGGCCAATGAGAACCAGGCCAACCGGGTGTGGATCAACAACGGTTCCGGGACTTTCACGGATTCGGGCCAGAGCCTGGGGACCTGGCACAGTCATGGCGTGGCGCTGGGGGACCTGGACGGTGACGGGGACCTGGACGCCTTTTCCCCCAATACGGCCCAGGGCGACCGGGTGTGGATGAATGACGGTTCCGGAAACTTCACGGATTCGGGGCAGAGCCTGGGGAATTACAACGGAACCGACGCGGCGCTGGGGGACCTGGACGGCGACGGGGACCTGGACGCCTTTGTGACCCATCACACCGGCCAGGGCGACCGGGTGTGGATCAACGACGGGTCCGGGACGTTCACGGATTCGGGCCAGAGCCTGGAAACTTTGGACAGCTTTGGCGTGGAGTTGGGGGATCTGGACGGAGACGGTGACCTGGACGCCTTTGTGGCCAATTACTGGGAACAGGGCAACCGGGTGTGGCTGAATAACGGGTCCGGGACTTTCACGGATTCGGGCCAGAGCCTGGGAAGTTACTACAGTTTTGGTGTAAAGCTGGGGGATGTGGACGGGGACAACGATCTGGACGCCTTTGTGGCCAATTATGGCCAGGGCAACCGGGTGTGGCTGAACAACGGCTCCGGGACTTTCACGGATTCGGGCCAGAGCATAGGGAGTTCCCAGAGCGTCGGTTTGGATTTGGGGGACGTGGACGTGGACGGGGATCTGGACGTCTTTGTGGCCAATGATCCCGGCCGGCCCAACAAGGTGTGGAAAAACGACGGGTCCGGGACGTTCACGGATTCGGGTCAGAGCCTGGGAAGTTACGACAGCCATGACGCGGCGCTGGGGGATCTGGACGGGGACGGGGACCTGGACGCTTTTGCGACCAATTACACCGGCCAGGGCAACCGGGTGTGGATCAACAACGATTCGCCCGCCATCACCAGCGCGAACGCGTTTAACTCGGTCGAAGAGCAGACCGTGGTCGCCACTTTGAGCGCGACTGATGCCGACGGAGACGCGGTGGTCTGGAGCGTGAGCGGCGGGGCCGACCAGGGCAAATTTTCCATCAACGCCTCCACCGGCGCGTTGACTTTTCTGTCGGCGCCGGATTTTGATATTCCCGGCGACTCGGACGCCGACAATGTCTATGAGGTCCAGGTGACCGCGAGCGACGGGACCCTGGGCGCGGCCCAGACCATCAGCGTCACGGTGACGGACACCGTCGAGACCCCGGTGATTGTGTCTTTGGAAAATCTCACTGTGGTGGAAAACACGGTTTCCGTGCCTTTTTCAGCCACAGATCCGTCCGGGCTTTCTTTGACCTGCGTGATCACCGGCGGGGCCGACCAGGCCAGATTTGTGGCCGAGGGCGCCGGGTTTCGTTTTATATCGCCCCCGACCTACAGGGGCCTGGGGGACGCCAACGCGGACAATGTGTACGAAGTCTCGGTAAGCGTCACCAACGGGGTTTTCACCGTTTATCAGGACATCCGGATATCTTTGGGGGACGACAATTCGCCTCCCGCCATCACCTCCCCGGCGAGCGCCTCGGCTCCGGAAGGCTCTCTCTCGGCGGGGACCGTCACAGCGTCGGATCCCGACGGGGGGACGTTGCTTTACAGCGTTTCAGGGGGCGCGGACCAGGCGCTGTTTTCCATCGGACGACTGTCCGGGGCGCTGACATTCAAGACAGCCCCGGACTTTGAAAATCCCGCCGACGCGAATTCCGACAATGCGCACGAGGTGGAGGTGACCGTCAGCGACCGGAAAAACGCCGTCTCCCAGCTCATCTCCGTGACCGTTTCCAATGTGGACGAGGCGCCGGTCATCACCGGCCTGTCCCCGGCGACGGCGACGGAAAACGCCGTTTCCGGCCCGACGGTATCGGCGAGCGATCCCGAGGGAGGGGCCGTGACCTACGCCGTCTCAGGCGGCGCGGACGCGGGCCGGTTTTCCATCGATCCGAATTCCGGGGCGCTGACATTCAACGCGGCGCCGGATTATGAGAGCCCCGGCGACGCCGACGGGAACAACCGCCACGAGGTGGAGATCACGGCGAGCGACGGGTCTCTGTCGTCCAGGCGGGCCTTTTCCATCGCCGTGACCGGGGTCAATGAATTCTCCCCGGTCATCACCAGCCCGGCCGAGGCCCGGGTTTACAAAGACAGCGCTTTTGTCTTAAACGCCGCGGCCACAGACCCTGACGGGGACACGCTGACCTGGAGCGTCTCGGGAGGCGCGGACCAGGGGAAATTTTCCATTGATCCGAGTTCCGGAGCCCTGGGGTTTTTGTCCGTCCCGGATGTTCGAAATCCGGAGGACGCCGACGCCGACAATATCTACGAGGTGGAGATCACGGCCGACGACGGGACGTTTTTCGCGGCCCGGACCGTTCGGGCCGCTGTGACCGACGTCGCTGAGCCGAAGCCGGAACCGGAGCCCTCTCCGGTAATTCCCCCGGCCCCTTTCCGCCGGCCCGCGTCCGTGAACGCGACGGACACGGGGGGAAATCAAGCCGCGGCGGATCAGGCAATCCCGCCGAATTCGGCGCCGGATTTTTCAACCCCGTTTTCCCCGGATCATGGGGGGGGGGAGAGGATATCGGGCCTGGCCCGAAACCTGGCTTTGGATTTAATCCCGGAAGGCGGCGTCACCCTGGGCCGGATCCGCCAGGGCGGCTTTTCCCCGGCGGATTCCCCGGGGCCGGGAAAAGCTCCCCAAAACGGCAATGCGGCGCTTCAAAGCCTTGAGGGACGCATTCAGGGTTTTAATGTGGATATTCCGGGCGCGGAGGGCGGGGACCTGGAATCGTGGTTTTTTTAA
- a CDS encoding hypothetical protein (Evidence 5 : Unknown function): protein MIRELEKKREENLARAFIDIPASSLGYRVIPAPGPLSYEIAHQFKDNVRAFSSAANRLEKALNGPPVPMKPL, encoded by the coding sequence ATGATTCGCGAGCTTGAAAAAAAACGCGAGGAAAATCTGGCCAGGGCGTTTATCGACATTCCGGCAAGCTCCCTGGGATACCGGGTCATCCCCGCGCCCGGCCCCCTTTCCTATGAGATTGCCCATCAATTCAAGGACAACGTCCGGGCGTTTTCCTCAGCGGCGAATCGTCTGGAAAAAGCCCTTAATGGACCCCCGGTTCCCATGAAACCTCTATAG
- a CDS encoding hypothetical protein (Evidence 5 : Unknown function), protein MRKQEITEKCHALFDRANKILGVSFMAKLWKKSHRQIYLWAADSRACENTSENPLEKIVAMIRELEKKREEKLARAFVDILASSLGYRVIPAAGALESESRVMMAAREIFSRAETMALDLDGRGAPLNMRQIKDGVSVRPSG, encoded by the coding sequence ATGAGAAAACAAGAAATCACTGAAAAATGCCATGCCCTTTTTGACCGGGCCAACAAGATCCTGGGCGTGAGTTTCATGGCCAAACTCTGGAAAAAAAGCCACCGGCAGATTTACCTGTGGGCCGCCGACTCCAGGGCTTGCGAAAACACTTCGGAAAACCCCCTTGAAAAGATTGTCGCCATGATTCGCGAGCTTGAAAAAAAACGCGAGGAAAAGCTGGCCAGGGCGTTTGTCGACATTCTGGCAAGCTCCCTGGGATACCGGGTCATCCCCGCGGCCGGGGCCCTGGAAAGCGAGAGCCGGGTCATGATGGCCGCCAGGGAAATATTTTCCCGGGCCGAGACCATGGCCCTGGACCTGGATGGCCGCGGCGCGCCCCTAAACATGCGCCAAATCAAGGACGGAGTCAGCGTCCGGCCTTCCGGATAG
- a CDS encoding conserved hypothetical protein (Evidence 4 : Unknown function but conserved in other organisms): MALLAFSAYGGSGHGLSADASMNTVVDQVGDTFNITGGSARGANLFHSFSDFNVETGQTADFRGASSIVNIISRVSGSHNSWIDGTLKSSIPGADLFFLNPNGVMFGPNASLNLSGYFHVTTADFLKLSDGGVLYAAMGEGSSLTSAPVSAFGFSGNDVGPISINGSSLKLPAGKDISLIGGRLEIERTGSRISPYPPDSGSVPPYDGRLDPFVEILAKTNGLLSGHTQSFNRASTLTAPGGRIDLVSVASEGEARLTDMGVNVDNERLGDIKISGGSTISVNNDTIVAVPAAVGRIFVRASAFELDGSHLYAENDSAANAAGVGIGIKADHIHVTGDSRISTRAVAGGKGAGIDLHADETVRFSGRYYYRQTSEIHVTSASTAAGDAGMLAINAKNIEFTDGAWINASAYGAGRGGSVTLSASESVRFSGKRIDGRGSLIQAASAAGATGDAGGLEINAKNIEFTAGAYINSDTQGSGAGGSVTLSASESLRFDGEGGLIQMTTDSTATGAGAALLSFYAVLDEIPESGQGMGGETKQTLFSARENAAGQALKIAGNLKNDRLLSLSYGFLGQLREEESEILARKESAQKPEKKSDKRKEAANFTGKAIFFARRAHSPDILYRWQWQMGRLFTSGKNIEKAIFYYRKSIDTLNPIQRELFNGYRNKKDFFNTRVKPVYLGLAKLFLDQGKLKAARDVMETLKTSELQNYFQSECAAPPNDSGKNHKTPKGVALLYPIAFKDRLTVLADFPDGIRQKETHAGQKEVRDVVAKLRMGLQNRTVKRFMYEAQKLYDWLIRPFEQEFKRRGIHTLVIAPDGALRLIPFSTLHDGEKFLVERYALGVAPAATLTDFGEIRAPENPEILITGLSEARQGFSALPGVRAELKDIASIMNAKRFYSEKEHNLKNLRDQFRNNAYSIVHMATHGVFGDSPENSFLLLYEDKLNMNALSDLIRMGRFRKKKVQLLTLSACQTAMGDERAALGLAGAAVKAGVKSVVATLWFVDDEATSMAIREFYRQLKKPGFSKARALQNAQKSLIAKKRYQHPAYWGPFLLIGGWM, from the coding sequence TTGGCTCTGCTGGCATTTTCAGCCTATGGGGGCTCCGGACACGGGCTTTCCGCAGACGCGTCCATGAACACGGTTGTGGATCAGGTCGGCGACACGTTCAATATCACTGGCGGAAGCGCCCGGGGGGCGAACCTGTTTCACAGTTTTTCCGATTTTAATGTCGAAACCGGACAGACGGCCGATTTCCGGGGAGCGAGTTCCATCGTTAATATTATCAGCAGGGTTTCCGGAAGTCATAATTCCTGGATCGACGGGACCTTGAAGTCGTCCATCCCGGGGGCCGATCTTTTTTTCTTAAATCCCAACGGCGTGATGTTTGGCCCCAACGCCTCCCTCAATTTGAGCGGATATTTCCATGTGACCACGGCCGATTTCCTGAAGCTGAGTGACGGGGGCGTGTTATACGCGGCTATGGGAGAGGGCTCGTCTTTGACCTCGGCGCCGGTCTCGGCTTTCGGGTTTTCGGGAAACGACGTCGGGCCGATCTCGATCAATGGCTCAAGCCTGAAACTTCCGGCAGGCAAAGATATTTCTTTGATCGGGGGGCGCCTTGAAATCGAAAGGACAGGTTCGAGAATTTCACCGTATCCTCCTGATTCCGGGAGCGTTCCTCCATATGACGGCCGGCTGGACCCTTTTGTGGAAATCCTGGCCAAAACCAATGGTCTTTTATCAGGCCACACTCAAAGTTTTAATCGCGCTTCCACCCTCACGGCCCCTGGGGGAAGGATTGACCTGGTCAGCGTGGCGTCGGAGGGAGAGGCGAGACTGACTGATATGGGCGTCAATGTTGACAATGAACGGTTGGGAGATATCAAGATTAGCGGCGGTTCCACAATCAGCGTTAATAATGATACCATTGTCGCCGTTCCAGCGGCGGTTGGCAGGATATTTGTTCGCGCGAGCGCGTTTGAGCTTGATGGGAGCCATTTGTACGCGGAAAATGATTCCGCCGCCAACGCGGCCGGCGTCGGCATAGGAATCAAAGCGGATCATATCCATGTCACGGGCGATTCACGGATATCCACAAGGGCCGTCGCCGGAGGAAAAGGCGCCGGAATAGACTTGCATGCGGATGAGACCGTTCGGTTTTCAGGGAGATATTATTATAGACAGACCAGCGAGATTCATGTGACCAGCGCCTCCACAGCCGCGGGCGATGCGGGTATGCTTGCGATTAACGCCAAAAATATCGAGTTTACGGATGGGGCGTGGATCAATGCCAGCGCTTATGGGGCGGGCCGGGGCGGGTCCGTGACATTATCGGCGTCTGAGTCTGTCCGCTTTTCCGGAAAGAGAATCGATGGCCGGGGAAGCTTGATTCAGGCGGCAAGCGCCGCCGGGGCCACGGGCGATGCGGGCGGCCTGGAGATTAACGCCAAAAATATCGAGTTCACGGCCGGGGCGTATATCAACTCTGACACACAAGGGTCCGGCGCAGGCGGGTCGGTGACATTGTCGGCGTCTGAGTCACTTCGTTTTGATGGAGAGGGCGGCTTGATTCAGATGACAACCGACTCCACAGCCACAGGCGCGGGCGCGGCCCTGCTGTCTTTTTATGCCGTTTTGGATGAAATCCCGGAATCCGGCCAAGGAATGGGCGGCGAAACAAAACAAACGCTTTTTTCAGCCCGGGAAAACGCCGCCGGGCAGGCGCTTAAAATCGCTGGAAATCTCAAAAACGACCGACTCCTGTCTTTGTCGTATGGTTTCCTGGGACAATTGCGGGAAGAGGAATCCGAAATTTTGGCGCGAAAAGAATCGGCCCAAAAACCAGAAAAAAAATCGGACAAAAGAAAAGAGGCCGCAAATTTCACCGGAAAGGCCATTTTTTTTGCGCGGCGCGCCCATTCTCCGGACATTTTATACCGGTGGCAATGGCAAATGGGACGGCTTTTTACCTCGGGGAAAAACATTGAAAAGGCGATTTTTTATTACCGGAAATCCATCGACACGCTAAATCCCATACAACGGGAGTTGTTCAACGGTTATCGGAATAAAAAAGATTTTTTCAACACCCGGGTGAAACCGGTTTACCTGGGTCTTGCGAAACTGTTTCTGGACCAGGGCAAACTGAAGGCGGCCCGGGATGTGATGGAAACCCTTAAAACCTCGGAGCTTCAGAATTATTTCCAGAGCGAATGCGCGGCGCCTCCAAACGATTCCGGGAAAAACCATAAAACCCCCAAAGGCGTGGCGCTGCTGTATCCCATCGCATTTAAAGACCGCCTCACGGTTCTGGCCGACTTCCCGGACGGGATCAGACAAAAAGAAACACACGCGGGGCAAAAAGAGGTGAGAGATGTGGTCGCAAAGCTCAGGATGGGGCTTCAAAACCGCACGGTCAAACGATTCATGTATGAAGCGCAAAAGCTGTACGACTGGCTCATTCGCCCCTTTGAACAAGAGTTTAAACGCCGCGGCATCCACACCCTTGTCATCGCTCCGGACGGGGCGCTGAGGCTGATCCCGTTTTCCACCCTGCACGACGGCGAAAAGTTCCTTGTGGAAAGATACGCCTTGGGCGTTGCGCCGGCTGCGACTCTCACCGATTTTGGAGAAATCCGGGCGCCTGAAAATCCCGAAATCCTCATCACCGGGCTTTCTGAAGCCCGACAGGGTTTTTCGGCCCTTCCCGGTGTCAGGGCCGAATTAAAGGACATCGCTTCCATCATGAATGCAAAGCGGTTCTATTCGGAAAAAGAGCACAATCTTAAAAATTTGCGGGATCAATTTCGAAACAACGCCTACTCCATTGTTCACATGGCCACCCATGGGGTCTTCGGGGACAGCCCCGAGAACAGTTTTTTGCTTCTTTATGAAGACAAGCTGAATATGAACGCCCTGTCGGATTTGATCCGCATGGGAAGATTCAGAAAAAAAAAGGTTCAGCTTCTGACATTAAGCGCCTGCCAGACGGCCATGGGCGACGAACGGGCCGCCCTGGGGCTCGCCGGCGCGGCGGTGAAGGCCGGGGTGAAAAGCGTTGTGGCGACATTGTGGTTTGTGGATGACGAAGCCACCTCCATGGCCATCCGGGAATTTTACCGGCAGTTGAAAAAACCAGGGTTCTCAAAGGCCCGGGCGCTGCAAAACGCCCAGAAAAGCCTCATCGCGAAAAAACGCTATCAACATCCGGCATATTGGGGGCCCTTTTTGCTGATAGGCGGCTGGATGTGA
- a CDS encoding Peptide/nickel transport system substrate-binding protein, whose translation MGADKIHPGLLHLMERRRDKKMTRREFVRFAALLGVSAAGPATLWPGGLRKARADEGKIRRGGILKVASSLSPIRHPAVIDWIEPSNLLRQTGEYLTYTDHHNVTHPYLLESWKASADLKTWTLRLKKGVRFNNGDELTADDAAFSFAQWLDPDVGSSMIGLIGGYLSPSGVEKTGKYQLKLHLDRPEVGVPEHLFHYPAIVLNHRTFEGDFMKAPHGTGPYTIEEYREGELCRLKRRKDYREKGADGKPLPYLDGMDFVDMGGKVEEYVSALQSRKVHIADPGSTHSLQIYEGVKSDFRIFIESIPSANTHVLRMRVDRPPWDDNRVRTALKLCQHREKMLALAYHGEGVLGGDFHVCPIHPEYCEKPLPKFNPEKARALLKEAGYTNGLDVRLTLGDNMERYGKILKSDSKKAGFRMELDLMPPGEYNRRWKEPALGITGWKGRPLGGMALSLGYTADKSGNPVPWNETRWSDPEFDRLLKEANGTLDMERRGKIFCKLEDIQMKRGSIGLAWWDNSWLIMTGDVRGASPHPSGYMTFNEAWLSK comes from the coding sequence ATGGGCGCCGATAAAATCCATCCGGGGCTTCTTCATCTCATGGAGCGGCGCCGGGATAAAAAAATGACCCGGCGGGAGTTTGTCCGCTTCGCGGCGCTTTTGGGCGTCTCGGCGGCGGGGCCGGCCACGCTTTGGCCCGGGGGGCTCCGAAAGGCCCGGGCCGATGAGGGAAAAATACGGCGGGGCGGGATTTTAAAAGTGGCCTCCTCGCTTTCCCCCATCCGTCATCCGGCCGTCATCGACTGGATTGAGCCGTCGAATCTGCTTCGCCAGACAGGGGAATACCTGACTTACACCGATCATCACAACGTCACGCATCCCTATCTTCTTGAGAGCTGGAAGGCGTCGGCGGATCTGAAAACCTGGACGCTTCGTCTCAAAAAGGGCGTCCGTTTTAACAATGGCGACGAACTCACCGCCGACGACGCGGCGTTTTCCTTCGCCCAGTGGCTGGACCCGGATGTGGGCTCCTCCATGATCGGGCTCATCGGGGGATACCTGTCGCCCTCGGGCGTTGAAAAAACGGGAAAGTATCAGCTCAAACTGCATCTGGACCGCCCCGAAGTGGGGGTTCCCGAGCATCTGTTTCATTACCCGGCCATTGTGCTCAACCACCGGACCTTTGAGGGCGATTTCATGAAGGCCCCCCACGGGACCGGGCCCTACACGATTGAGGAGTATCGGGAAGGAGAGCTGTGCCGCCTGAAACGAAGAAAGGATTACCGGGAAAAAGGCGCGGACGGCAAACCCCTTCCCTACCTGGACGGCATGGACTTCGTCGACATGGGCGGCAAAGTGGAGGAGTATGTGTCGGCGCTGCAAAGCCGGAAGGTCCACATCGCCGACCCCGGCTCCACGCATTCCCTGCAAATTTATGAAGGGGTGAAATCCGATTTCAGAATTTTCATTGAATCCATTCCCTCCGCCAACACCCATGTTTTAAGGATGCGGGTGGACAGGCCTCCATGGGATGACAACCGGGTCCGGACGGCGTTAAAGCTGTGCCAGCACCGTGAGAAAATGCTGGCGCTGGCCTACCACGGCGAGGGGGTTTTGGGAGGGGATTTTCATGTGTGCCCCATCCATCCGGAATACTGTGAAAAACCCCTTCCGAAATTCAATCCTGAAAAGGCCCGGGCCCTGCTCAAAGAGGCGGGATATACCAACGGCCTCGACGTCCGCCTGACCCTGGGGGACAACATGGAGCGGTATGGAAAAATATTAAAAAGCGACTCGAAAAAGGCCGGGTTCAGGATGGAACTCGATCTCATGCCCCCCGGGGAATACAACCGGCGGTGGAAAGAGCCGGCCCTGGGAATCACCGGGTGGAAGGGCCGCCCGCTGGGGGGCATGGCTCTGAGCCTGGGCTACACCGCGGACAAGTCCGGAAACCCGGTTCCGTGGAACGAAACCCGGTGGTCGGACCCGGAATTCGACCGCCTTCTCAAAGAGGCCAACGGAACCCTGGATATGGAGAGGCGCGGAAAGATATTCTGCAAACTGGAGGACATTCAGATGAAAAGGGGCTCCATCGGGCTGGCCTGGTGGGACAATTCCTGGCTGATCATGACCGGGGATGTCCGGGGCGCCTCCCCCCACCCCAGCGGATACATGACTTTCAATGAGGCCTGGCTTTCAAAATGA
- a CDS encoding conserved hypothetical protein (Evidence 4 : Unknown function but conserved in other organisms), translating into MMIRHIGRKMKKNIAAAVWFSCALVFGGCAVSYRLDMEAGRLSAIENDAFLKNVKKYEAFKKPLTLEDAMRIALENNLEIRVRGIMEEISDGDAVSAKLKMLPRGDFSAGSSSRSDYDISDSKDLDTGQVTVSNVISEPRDVNTREFSLSWNILDFGLSYIRARQAAVNSEIRRMERKRQGQLLAMNVRAAYWKSVMAEKNLEKIPKIEKILKENKAAVEKLVAARQADPSRLKEAEKTLVSLALTASSLQAEASGARIELANLMGVGPGADFYLAAADDLAFIAQMPDPKKLKAPEMEIMSLRNRPELFVSDLSIQIQRDEARAALTDMFPGIRFNASSHYDSNPYLHHSSWHSIGANVAMNILSLPFKAMKLKGENMKTRLAETRRSLLTAGIVAQVHMALHRFGMAREQFNLYEQYHRIHKDLSEMGRARRQAGMLSAADMARRVMEEMVAGLKRDKAFGALADAHGALMATLGVNYDQWSEIFADKKGPDSASLALGAAGIPAPLGKPDLLIGRRLRLYDIVVRIKKHRMPAGEPPRYIHYVLGQVCKIPADLVFDEFIDLFRRLNPGMSGDLIRGGEEALFPFRVDQPGRE; encoded by the coding sequence ATGATGATTCGGCATATCGGGAGAAAAATGAAAAAAAATATCGCCGCCGCTGTTTGGTTTTCGTGCGCGCTCGTTTTTGGGGGATGCGCCGTCTCCTATCGACTGGATATGGAGGCCGGCCGGCTTTCGGCCATTGAAAACGACGCGTTTTTAAAAAACGTGAAAAAATACGAGGCGTTTAAAAAACCCCTGACCCTTGAGGACGCCATGAGAATCGCCCTTGAAAACAATCTGGAAATCCGGGTCCGGGGGATAATGGAGGAGATTTCCGACGGCGACGCGGTGTCCGCCAAACTGAAGATGCTTCCCCGGGGCGATTTTTCCGCCGGATCGTCCAGCCGAAGCGATTATGACATATCGGACTCCAAAGACCTGGACACCGGGCAGGTGACGGTTTCCAATGTGATCTCAGAGCCCCGGGACGTCAATACCCGGGAGTTTTCTCTTTCGTGGAACATTCTGGATTTCGGCCTTTCCTACATTCGCGCCCGTCAGGCGGCGGTGAATTCCGAGATCAGGCGCATGGAGCGCAAGCGCCAGGGGCAGCTTCTGGCTATGAACGTCAGGGCCGCGTACTGGAAATCCGTGATGGCCGAAAAGAACCTGGAAAAGATTCCCAAAATCGAGAAAATTCTGAAAGAAAACAAGGCGGCGGTGGAAAAACTCGTGGCCGCCAGACAGGCCGACCCCTCCAGACTCAAGGAGGCGGAAAAGACGCTGGTGAGCCTGGCTTTGACCGCCTCGTCCCTTCAGGCCGAGGCGTCCGGGGCCAGGATTGAGCTGGCCAACCTCATGGGCGTCGGCCCCGGCGCCGATTTTTACCTGGCCGCCGCCGATGATCTGGCGTTTATTGCCCAAATGCCCGATCCGAAAAAATTAAAAGCCCCGGAGATGGAGATTATGTCCTTAAGGAACCGCCCCGAGCTGTTTGTCAGCGACTTAAGCATCCAGATCCAGCGGGATGAGGCCCGGGCCGCGCTGACCGATATGTTTCCCGGGATCCGGTTTAACGCCTCCTCTCATTACGATTCAAACCCCTACCTGCATCACAGTAGCTGGCATTCCATCGGGGCCAATGTGGCGATGAATATTTTGTCCCTCCCCTTCAAGGCCATGAAGCTTAAGGGGGAGAATATGAAAACCCGGCTGGCCGAAACCCGCCGCTCCCTTCTCACGGCGGGAATTGTGGCCCAGGTTCACATGGCGCTTCACCGGTTCGGCATGGCCCGGGAGCAGTTTAATCTCTATGAGCAGTATCACCGGATCCATAAGGATTTGTCCGAGATGGGGCGCGCAAGGCGTCAGGCCGGCATGCTTTCCGCCGCGGACATGGCCAGGCGGGTCATGGAGGAGATGGTGGCCGGCTTGAAGCGGGACAAGGCGTTCGGCGCCCTGGCGGACGCCCACGGGGCGCTCATGGCGACTCTCGGCGTGAATTACGACCAGTGGAGTGAGATTTTCGCGGACAAAAAAGGCCCGGACTCCGCCTCCCTGGCCCTGGGCGCCGCCGGAATTCCGGCGCCTTTGGGCAAACCGGACCTGCTCATCGGCCGCCGTCTTCGGCTGTACGATATTGTGGTCCGGATCAAAAAACACAGGATGCCCGCGGGCGAGCCGCCCCGATACATCCACTACGTCCTGGGCCAGGTGTGCAAAATTCCCGCGGACCTGGTTTTTGACGAGTTCATTGATTTGTTCCGCCGCTTAAACCCGGGCATGTCCGGGGATTTGATCCGGGGAGGGGAGGAAGCCCTGTTTCCCTTCCGCGTGGATCAGCCGGGACGCGAATAA